A single Paenibacillus sp. FSL R5-0517 DNA region contains:
- a CDS encoding NAD-dependent epimerase/dehydratase family protein: MNKVLILGGTRFFGKRLVDHLLWEGKSQITVATRGKTDVDFGPEVNRIKMDREDPESLAEVAQTDMWDVVYDNICYTPDAAKSACEAFAGRTKRYVLTSTLSVYGDPRPGFKETDFDPYTYPLQYGSAEDFSYGEGKRLAEAVFFQEADFPVVAMRIPIVLGIDDYTRRLHFHIEHVQKGKPIGMPNPDAEIGFINSTEAARFLAWLGHSSITGPVNAASKGAITLSAMIHLIETVTGMQSQILTETVKEDMSPFGVEQSWTMVTTKAEQAGYTFEPLMDWFPGLVREVALALQSER; encoded by the coding sequence ATGAATAAAGTCCTTATACTTGGGGGTACACGCTTTTTTGGAAAACGTCTCGTGGATCACTTACTGTGGGAAGGGAAGTCGCAGATCACAGTCGCCACTCGTGGTAAAACGGATGTCGACTTCGGACCCGAAGTGAACCGGATCAAGATGGATCGTGAAGACCCGGAATCTCTGGCAGAGGTTGCGCAGACAGACATGTGGGATGTCGTGTACGACAATATCTGTTATACACCAGATGCGGCAAAATCGGCATGCGAGGCATTCGCTGGGCGAACCAAAAGATACGTTTTGACATCCACACTCTCCGTTTACGGTGATCCCAGACCTGGATTTAAGGAAACGGATTTTGACCCGTATACATATCCATTACAGTATGGGAGTGCGGAGGATTTTTCGTACGGAGAAGGTAAACGGCTTGCAGAGGCTGTCTTTTTTCAGGAAGCGGATTTCCCGGTCGTAGCGATGCGTATTCCAATTGTACTCGGGATTGATGATTATACGAGAAGACTCCATTTTCATATTGAACATGTGCAAAAAGGAAAACCGATTGGCATGCCAAATCCGGATGCAGAGATTGGATTTATCAATTCCACCGAAGCGGCAAGATTCCTTGCCTGGCTTGGACATTCGTCCATTACCGGGCCGGTGAATGCAGCTTCCAAGGGTGCAATTACGCTGTCAGCCATGATACATCTGATCGAGACGGTCACGGGCATGCAGTCCCAGATCCTTACGGAAACGGTGAAAGAAGATATGTCTCCCTTCGGCGTTGAGCAATCATGGACGATGGTGACGACCAAGGCAGAACAAGCTGGATATACGTTCGAACCTCTGATGGACTGGTTCCCGGGACTTGTTCGAGAAGTCGCTCTCGCATTACAGTCGGAGCGGTAG
- a CDS encoding LacI family DNA-binding transcriptional regulator → MITIYDIAKKANVSAMTVSKVINHTGRISSATRERVQQVIDELGYIPNSNARSLVLQRTQMLSLLITDITNPFYTTLARGAEDAAHLRGYRLLFGNSDEDYNKEKDYVDAILSTRVDGVLFAPAGDRSLPHLKQLQERHIPFVFLDRTVPGITSDIIAGDSREGAIELIRYLVQLGHQRIALVNGSSEVSTARLREEGYIEGIREAGAEIDPELVLRTGYRNFTDEEGLDRLLSQPEQPTAIFAANNMLAIGVIRLLRKRGLRVPEDISVVCFDDLDLASAFDPFLTVAAQPAYDFGFQGVQMLIDRIEGKAPSEPQTIILPSEIRIRASASAPREPH, encoded by the coding sequence ATGATTACCATTTACGATATTGCCAAAAAAGCCAACGTCTCCGCCATGACGGTCTCCAAGGTCATTAACCATACAGGCCGCATAAGTTCCGCTACACGTGAACGTGTGCAACAGGTGATCGACGAACTTGGCTACATCCCGAACTCGAATGCGCGCAGCCTTGTGCTTCAGCGAACCCAGATGCTCTCGCTGCTTATTACGGATATTACCAACCCTTTTTATACAACTCTCGCCCGTGGTGCTGAAGATGCAGCCCATCTTCGAGGGTACCGTCTTTTATTTGGCAACAGTGATGAAGATTACAATAAGGAAAAGGACTACGTGGATGCGATTCTGTCAACTCGCGTCGATGGTGTACTCTTTGCCCCGGCGGGAGATCGGTCTCTGCCTCATCTGAAACAGTTACAGGAACGTCACATTCCGTTTGTCTTTCTGGACCGCACCGTACCTGGCATTACATCGGATATCATTGCGGGTGATAGCCGGGAAGGTGCAATTGAGCTGATCCGTTATTTGGTGCAATTGGGACACCAGCGCATTGCACTGGTCAATGGTTCTTCCGAGGTTTCTACCGCCAGACTGCGGGAGGAAGGTTATATAGAGGGTATACGTGAGGCCGGAGCTGAGATCGATCCCGAGCTTGTGCTTCGAACAGGGTACCGGAATTTCACCGATGAAGAGGGACTGGATCGACTACTCTCACAACCGGAGCAACCAACCGCTATTTTTGCAGCCAACAACATGCTGGCGATTGGGGTCATCCGACTTTTGCGCAAACGTGGACTACGTGTACCAGAAGACATATCTGTCGTGTGCTTCGACGATCTGGATCTGGCTTCTGCCTTTGATCCATTTCTGACCGTAGCGGCACAGCCTGCATATGACTTCGGGTTTCAGGGGGTACAAATGCTGATTGACAGGATTGAGGGAAAAGCCCCTTCCGAGCCCCAAACCATCATTTTACCGTCAGAAATTCGCATAAGGGCTTCTGCCTCTGCTCCACGAGAGCCACACTGA